One region of Desulforamulus hydrothermalis Lam5 = DSM 18033 genomic DNA includes:
- a CDS encoding glycosyltransferase produces the protein MQKHPVNSADSLADGLSLCMIVRNEEKNLPKCIHSVKNLVDEIILVDTGSRDRTIEIGRNLGAKVFSLPWTGDFARARNFSLVQATKTWILVLDADETLRSHEHSLIKELISGNLPCEGFYLKLVNYFSNYPDDYTIDAVCRLFKNKPQYRFSGSVHESIAPSIINYQGNSCIRPVEVHIDHRGYLNQSLLKQKSARNINILDLEAANNPTDAYNLYAMGTELFQQGNYEDALTQFRQTLSLSAGSNVTADVYFKMAVCCLELAQYQQGLKILKQGQNIFPDFTGLWYLQGMLEFRQGNYQQAARIWQQTLDMGDPPWHRYTFPYGIGTYLSL, from the coding sequence ATGCAAAAGCATCCGGTTAACTCTGCGGACAGTTTGGCAGACGGACTCAGTCTGTGTATGATTGTTCGTAATGAAGAAAAAAACTTGCCTAAATGTATACACAGCGTAAAAAACCTGGTAGATGAGATAATTTTGGTTGACACCGGTTCGCGTGATCGCACCATAGAGATTGGGCGCAACCTGGGTGCCAAGGTTTTCTCATTACCTTGGACAGGTGATTTTGCCAGAGCCAGAAACTTTTCTCTGGTTCAGGCTACCAAAACCTGGATCCTGGTATTAGATGCCGATGAAACACTACGTTCCCATGAACACAGTCTTATTAAAGAACTAATATCCGGTAACCTACCATGTGAAGGCTTTTATTTAAAACTGGTCAATTACTTTAGCAATTATCCGGATGATTACACCATTGATGCCGTATGCCGCTTGTTTAAAAATAAACCTCAATATAGGTTTAGCGGATCTGTTCATGAAAGCATCGCCCCTTCAATCATAAATTATCAGGGTAACTCTTGCATCAGACCGGTTGAAGTACACATTGACCACCGGGGATATTTAAATCAATCCCTGCTAAAACAAAAAAGCGCCAGAAATATCAACATTCTGGACTTAGAAGCAGCCAACAACCCTACCGATGCCTATAATCTTTATGCCATGGGCACAGAACTGTTTCAACAGGGCAATTATGAAGATGCTCTCACACAATTCCGACAAACTCTGTCACTATCGGCAGGCAGCAACGTGACAGCAGACGTATATTTTAAAATGGCTGTCTGCTGCTTAGAACTTGCCCAATATCAACAGGGCCTGAAAATTCTAAAACAAGGTCAAAATATTTTTCCTGACTTTACCGGCCTCTGGTACTTACAGGGAATGCTAGAATTCCGTCAAGGAAACTATCAACAAGCTGCACGCATTTGGCAGCAGACCCTTGATATGGGCGACCCGCCCTGGCACCGCTACACCTTTCCCTATGGTATAGGAACTTATTTATCGTTGTGA